A genomic segment from Deinococcus sp. YIM 77859 encodes:
- a CDS encoding homoserine dehydrogenase translates to MRTVTVGVLGCGAVGQNILQLLERRKPIFDDLGVRIEVNGVLVRDAAKPRDVPPGTPLTSDPGFLQESSVVIEVLGGIEGPLALLRPYLRSGRPVITANKALLAECWDELREYALAGRLYYEASVMAGTPVIGPMSTVLRASTFTRLQAVLNGTCNYILTQMEGGKTYAQALAEAQALGYAEDPPTLDVGGFDSAHKLTVLARFCADGDFPYSAVRVQGIEDVTPEDVAAARAAGQRIKLVAELHREGSGWRASVSPQRLPATHPLCNEGASRNALVYEGEECGPLIFAGGGAGGMVTASAMVGDLLDWLIGFPGHVPLH, encoded by the coding sequence ATGAGAACGGTGACGGTGGGCGTGTTGGGCTGCGGCGCGGTGGGGCAAAACATCCTGCAGCTTCTGGAGCGCCGCAAGCCGATTTTTGATGATTTGGGCGTGCGTATCGAGGTCAATGGTGTGCTGGTGCGCGACGCGGCCAAGCCGCGCGACGTTCCGCCCGGCACGCCGCTCACCAGCGACCCCGGCTTTCTTCAGGAAAGCAGCGTGGTGATCGAGGTGCTTGGCGGCATCGAGGGGCCCCTGGCCCTGCTGCGCCCCTACCTGCGTTCCGGGCGGCCCGTGATCACGGCCAACAAGGCGCTTCTTGCCGAGTGCTGGGACGAGCTGCGCGAGTACGCCCTCGCCGGGCGCCTGTACTACGAGGCGAGCGTGATGGCCGGGACGCCGGTGATCGGCCCGATGAGCACCGTGTTGCGCGCGAGCACCTTTACCCGCCTGCAGGCGGTGCTCAACGGTACCTGCAACTACATCCTCACCCAGATGGAGGGGGGCAAAACCTACGCCCAGGCGCTTGCCGAAGCGCAAGCCCTCGGCTACGCCGAAGATCCGCCTACCCTCGATGTGGGTGGCTTTGACAGCGCCCACAAGCTGACGGTCTTGGCGCGCTTCTGTGCCGACGGGGACTTTCCCTATTCCGCCGTGCGGGTGCAGGGCATCGAGGACGTGACCCCAGAAGACGTGGCGGCGGCGCGGGCTGCCGGGCAGCGTATCAAGCTCGTGGCCGAACTGCACCGCGAAGGCTCAGGCTGGCGGGCCAGCGTCTCACCGCAGCGCCTGCCCGCCACACACCCCCTCTGTAACGAGGGTGCCAGCCGCAACGCCCTCGTGTACGAGGGTGAGGAATGCGGTCCCCTCATCTTCGCGGGGGGCGGCGCGGGCGGCATGGTCACCGCCTCCGCGATGGTGGGGGACCTGCTGGACTGGCTGATCGGGTTTCCGGGACATGTGCCGCTGCACTAG
- the prfA gene encoding peptide chain release factor 1 — MVSQRLEELAAEFGLVERALGDPAMLADPREYARLTRRHRELMPIVTLYREHAALLRDLEGARELLADPDMRELAQGEMESLGARLAEIEAELEVLLLPTDPDDAKNVILELRAGAGGAEAALFVTDLLRMYTRYAEGAGLKLHVLDASESDLGGASKVVAEVTGEFAFRALKWERGVHRVQRVPATESQGRIHTSTVTVAVLPEAEQGEVQLDPSEVRIDVFRSQGAGGQGVNTTDSAVRAVYRPGTPDEIVVVCQDSRSQIKNREKALVVLASRLAERERAAREERERETRAAQVGTGERSEKIRTYNYPQNRVTDHRLEGEHKNFPLESVIEGDLAPIVAALARLERERQLLAMQGTEEPRGSYGAA; from the coding sequence GTGGTAAGCCAGCGGCTGGAGGAACTCGCTGCGGAGTTCGGCCTGGTGGAGCGGGCGCTGGGTGACCCCGCGATGCTCGCGGACCCCCGCGAGTATGCCCGGCTCACCCGCCGCCACCGTGAACTCATGCCCATCGTGACGCTGTACCGCGAGCACGCGGCGCTTTTGCGCGATCTAGAGGGCGCACGCGAACTGCTGGCGGATCCCGACATGCGCGAGCTGGCGCAGGGCGAGATGGAGAGCCTGGGGGCTCGCCTCGCCGAGATCGAGGCCGAGCTGGAAGTCCTGCTGCTCCCCACCGACCCCGACGACGCCAAGAATGTGATTCTGGAGCTGCGCGCCGGGGCCGGGGGTGCAGAGGCGGCCCTCTTTGTGACTGATCTCCTGCGGATGTATACCCGCTACGCCGAGGGGGCAGGACTCAAGCTCCATGTCCTGGACGCCTCCGAAAGCGACCTGGGCGGCGCGAGCAAGGTGGTGGCGGAGGTGACCGGGGAGTTTGCTTTCCGCGCCCTGAAGTGGGAACGCGGCGTCCACCGGGTGCAGCGGGTGCCCGCCACCGAGTCGCAGGGCCGCATCCACACCAGCACCGTCACGGTGGCCGTGCTGCCGGAAGCGGAGCAGGGTGAGGTGCAGCTTGACCCCTCTGAAGTGCGCATTGACGTCTTCCGCTCGCAGGGGGCGGGAGGACAGGGCGTCAACACCACGGACTCGGCGGTGCGCGCGGTGTACCGGCCCGGCACGCCCGACGAGATCGTGGTGGTGTGCCAAGACAGCCGCTCCCAGATCAAGAACCGCGAAAAGGCCCTCGTCGTGCTGGCCTCACGCCTTGCCGAGCGGGAGCGGGCCGCGCGGGAGGAACGCGAACGCGAGACGCGGGCGGCGCAGGTCGGCACCGGCGAGCGCAGCGAAAAAATCCGCACCTACAACTACCCGCAAAACCGGGTGACCGATCACCGGCTGGAAGGGGAACACAAGAACTTTCCGCTGGAGAGCGTCATAGAAGGCGACCTCGCGCCCATCGTCGCTGCGCTTGCCCGCCTGGAGCGCGAGCGGCAGCTTCTCGCCATGCAGGGAACCGAGGAGCCACGGGGAAGCTATGGCGCGGCGTGA
- a CDS encoding NUDIX hydrolase: MARRDLLVAAGVLRDKFGRVLLVGNDWQGLGRVRYTLPGGMVEPGETLLEALYREIAEETGLKLTGIKHMAYTVHIEDERRGERAVAVAFEATWEGLLNPSDPDGFIVEARFCPPDEAVELLESPPMREPLHDYLRTGEPGRFYAFKGWDGRGGLRVPPLRAESPR, from the coding sequence ATGGCGCGGCGTGACCTGCTGGTCGCCGCAGGGGTCTTGCGGGACAAGTTCGGTCGAGTGCTGCTGGTGGGCAACGACTGGCAGGGCTTGGGCCGGGTGCGCTACACCCTTCCGGGGGGCATGGTCGAACCCGGCGAGACGCTTCTCGAGGCCCTTTACCGCGAGATCGCAGAGGAGACCGGCCTCAAACTCACCGGGATCAAGCACATGGCCTACACGGTCCACATCGAGGATGAGCGCCGGGGCGAACGCGCTGTTGCCGTTGCCTTTGAGGCGACCTGGGAAGGGCTCCTGAATCCTTCCGATCCCGACGGCTTCATTGTGGAGGCCCGCTTCTGTCCGCCCGACGAGGCCGTAGAGCTGTTGGAATCGCCCCCCATGCGCGAGCCGCTGCACGACTATCTGCGAACAGGCGAGCCGGGACGCTTCTACGCCTTTAAGGGATGGGACGGGCGGGGGGGCCTGCGGGTCCCGCCCCTGCGGGCCGAATCACCGCGCTAG
- a CDS encoding RluA family pseudouridine synthase: MTDTSPTLHLTARPGRLDTVLADLAGVSRSQAAGWIEGGRVQVGRVVVQKAGLKLKGGETLLVQLPPPPEAAIAPETVPLNVLYEDESLIAVNKPPGMVTHPAPGVSSGTLVNALLGRMTLPEQPGAAGPDGYRPGIVHRLDRDTSGVIVVAKTVEAHARLAAAFKDRATRKTYLAIAAGTWKAQGPLTVNAPVGRHPTARQRMTVGGVRPREAQTHFTPLAVHPDGHGRTLALVRAQPRTGRTHQIRVHLAHLGSPILGDPVYGRESAVMPRHALHAHFLTLPHPVSGELLHLHAPVPDDLLGAWVALGGTLPAELEEEPETRSPLE, from the coding sequence GTGACGGACACCTCCCCCACCCTGCACCTCACCGCCAGACCTGGCCGCCTCGACACGGTGCTTGCGGACCTTGCTGGAGTCAGCCGCTCGCAGGCTGCCGGGTGGATCGAAGGCGGGCGGGTGCAGGTGGGCCGCGTGGTGGTGCAGAAAGCCGGGCTGAAACTCAAAGGGGGGGAGACGCTTCTCGTGCAGCTGCCCCCGCCGCCCGAGGCCGCCATCGCTCCCGAAACGGTCCCCCTCAACGTGTTGTACGAGGATGAGAGCCTCATCGCCGTGAACAAGCCGCCCGGCATGGTGACCCACCCCGCACCGGGGGTGAGCTCCGGTACGCTGGTCAATGCCCTGCTGGGCCGGATGACGCTGCCCGAGCAACCCGGTGCGGCGGGCCCCGACGGCTACCGCCCCGGCATCGTGCACCGGCTGGACCGGGACACCAGCGGCGTGATCGTGGTCGCCAAGACGGTTGAGGCCCACGCCCGGCTTGCTGCTGCCTTCAAGGACCGCGCCACGCGCAAGACATATCTGGCCATCGCGGCCGGAACCTGGAAGGCGCAGGGTCCGCTGACCGTGAATGCGCCGGTGGGCCGCCACCCCACCGCGCGGCAGCGGATGACCGTGGGGGGCGTTCGGCCCCGCGAGGCGCAAACCCACTTCACCCCCCTCGCGGTCCACCCTGATGGACACGGGCGCACGCTGGCGCTGGTGCGGGCGCAGCCGCGTACGGGCCGAACCCACCAGATCCGGGTGCACCTCGCCCACCTGGGCAGCCCCATTCTGGGTGACCCGGTGTATGGCCGCGAAAGCGCAGTGATGCCCCGGCACGCCCTGCATGCCCACTTCCTGACGCTTCCTCACCCCGTCAGCGGCGAGCTCCTGCACCTGCACGCGCCGGTGCCGGATGACCTGCTGGGTGCCTGGGTGGCGCTGGGCGGCACCCTTCCGGCCGAGCTGGAAGAGGAGCCAGAGACAAGAAGCCCGCTGGAGTGA